The following coding sequences are from one Arachis hypogaea cultivar Tifrunner chromosome 7, arahy.Tifrunner.gnm2.J5K5, whole genome shotgun sequence window:
- the LOC112702482 gene encoding ribulose bisphosphate carboxylase/oxygenase activase, chloroplastic isoform X2 codes for MAASVSTIGAVKGTLVSLNGSGAVASSVPSSSAFFGSSLKKVTSRIPSSNKVSSGSFKIVAVDEDKNKQTDEDRWRGLAYDISDDQQDITRGKGMVDPLFQAPMDTGTHYAVMSSYEYLSTGLKTYMDNTKDGFYIAPAFMDKLVVHISKNFMTLPNIKVPLILGIWGGKGQGKSFQCELVFAKMGINPIMMSAGELESGNAGEPAKLIRQRYREAADIIKKGKMCCLFINDLDAGAGRMGGTTQYTVNNQMVNATLMNIADNPTNVQLPGMYNKEENPRVPIVVTGNDFSTLYAPLIRDGRMEKFYWAPTREDRIGVCTGIFRTDNVPPEDIVKLVDTFPGQSIDFFGALRARVYDDEVRKWVSGVGVDGVGKKLVNSKEGPPTFEQPKMTLAKLLEYGNMLVQEQENVKRVQLADKYLNEAALGDANQDAIKSGSFYG; via the exons ATGGCTGCTTCAGTTTCAACCATAGGAGCTGTCAAAGGAACTCTA GTGAGTTTGAATGGTTCTGGAGCTGTGGCTTCATCAGTTCCCAGTTCATCAGCTTTCTTTGGAAGCAGCTTGAAGAAGGTTACATCAAGAATCCCCAGCAGCAACAAGGTTTCCTCCGGAAGCTTCAAGATTGTGGCGGTCGATGAGGACAAGAACAAGCAGACAGATGAGGACAGATGGAGAGGGTTGGCCTATGATATCTCAGATGACCAGCAAGACATCACAAGAGGGAAGGGTATGGTTGATCCTCTCTTCCAAGCTCCAATGGATACTGGCACTCACTATGCAGTCATGAGCTCCTATGAATACCTCAGTACCGGCCTCAAAAC GTACATGGACAACACGAAGGACGGATTTTACATTGCTCCTGCTTTTATGGACAAGCTTGTTGTCCACATCAGCAAGAACTTCATGACTCTGCCCAATATCAAG GTTCCTCTCATTCTTGGTATCTGGGGAGGCAAAGGTCAGGGAAAATCTTTCCAATGTGAGCTTGTGTTTGCCAAGATGGGAATCAA CCCGATCATGATGAGTGCCGGAGAACTCGAAAGCGGAAACGCCGGAGAGCCGGCAAAGCTGATAAGGCAACGGTACCGCGAAGCAGCGGACATAATCAAGAAGGGAAAGATGTGCTGCCTCTTCATCAACGATCTAGACGCAGGAGCAGGTCGTATGGGTGGAACTACGCAGTACACGGTGAACAACCAGATGGTCAACGCCACCCTGATGAACATCGCCGATAACCCCACGAATGTTCAGCTCCCAGGAATGTACAACAAAGAAGAGAATCCTCGAGTTCCCATCGTGGTCACCGGTAACGATTTCTCCACCCTCTATGCTCCCTTGATTCGTGACGGCCGTATGGAGAAGTTCTACTGGGCGCCAACGAGAGAGGACAGGATTGGTGTCTGCACCGGAATCTTCCGTACCGACAATGTTCCTCCTGAGGACATTGTTAAACTTGTGGACACTTTCCCCGGCCAATCTATTG ATTTCTTTGGAGCACTGAGGGCTAGAGTGTACGATGACGAAGTGAGGAAGTGGGTATCTGGTGTTGGAGTTGATGGAGTTGGGAAGAAGCTAGTGAACTCAAAGGAAGGACCACCAACGTTCGAGCAACCAAAGATGACGTTGGCAAAGTTGTTGGAGTACGGAAACATGCTTGTCCAAGAGCAAGAGAATGTGAAGAGAGTCCAATTGGCTGACAAGTATTTGAACGAAGCTGCTCTTGGCGATGCCAACCAAGATGCTATTAAGAGTGGTTCTTTCTACGGTTA G
- the LOC112702482 gene encoding ribulose bisphosphate carboxylase/oxygenase activase, chloroplastic isoform X1, translating into MAASVSTIGAVKGTLVSLNGSGAVASSVPSSSAFFGSSLKKVTSRIPSSNKVSSGSFKIVAVDEDKNKQTDEDRWRGLAYDISDDQQDITRGKGMVDPLFQAPMDTGTHYAVMSSYEYLSTGLKTYMDNTKDGFYIAPAFMDKLVVHISKNFMTLPNIKVPLILGIWGGKGQGKSFQCELVFAKMGINPIMMSAGELESGNAGEPAKLIRQRYREAADIIKKGKMCCLFINDLDAGAGRMGGTTQYTVNNQMVNATLMNIADNPTNVQLPGMYNKEENPRVPIVVTGNDFSTLYAPLIRDGRMEKFYWAPTREDRIGVCTGIFRTDNVPPEDIVKLVDTFPGQSIDFFGALRARVYDDEVRKWVSGVGVDGVGKKLVNSKEGPPTFEQPKMTLAKLLEYGNMLVQEQENVKRVQLADKYLNEAALGDANQDAIKSGSFYGKAAQQIGVPVPEGCTDPNASNFDPTARSDDGTCLYTF; encoded by the exons ATGGCTGCTTCAGTTTCAACCATAGGAGCTGTCAAAGGAACTCTA GTGAGTTTGAATGGTTCTGGAGCTGTGGCTTCATCAGTTCCCAGTTCATCAGCTTTCTTTGGAAGCAGCTTGAAGAAGGTTACATCAAGAATCCCCAGCAGCAACAAGGTTTCCTCCGGAAGCTTCAAGATTGTGGCGGTCGATGAGGACAAGAACAAGCAGACAGATGAGGACAGATGGAGAGGGTTGGCCTATGATATCTCAGATGACCAGCAAGACATCACAAGAGGGAAGGGTATGGTTGATCCTCTCTTCCAAGCTCCAATGGATACTGGCACTCACTATGCAGTCATGAGCTCCTATGAATACCTCAGTACCGGCCTCAAAAC GTACATGGACAACACGAAGGACGGATTTTACATTGCTCCTGCTTTTATGGACAAGCTTGTTGTCCACATCAGCAAGAACTTCATGACTCTGCCCAATATCAAG GTTCCTCTCATTCTTGGTATCTGGGGAGGCAAAGGTCAGGGAAAATCTTTCCAATGTGAGCTTGTGTTTGCCAAGATGGGAATCAA CCCGATCATGATGAGTGCCGGAGAACTCGAAAGCGGAAACGCCGGAGAGCCGGCAAAGCTGATAAGGCAACGGTACCGCGAAGCAGCGGACATAATCAAGAAGGGAAAGATGTGCTGCCTCTTCATCAACGATCTAGACGCAGGAGCAGGTCGTATGGGTGGAACTACGCAGTACACGGTGAACAACCAGATGGTCAACGCCACCCTGATGAACATCGCCGATAACCCCACGAATGTTCAGCTCCCAGGAATGTACAACAAAGAAGAGAATCCTCGAGTTCCCATCGTGGTCACCGGTAACGATTTCTCCACCCTCTATGCTCCCTTGATTCGTGACGGCCGTATGGAGAAGTTCTACTGGGCGCCAACGAGAGAGGACAGGATTGGTGTCTGCACCGGAATCTTCCGTACCGACAATGTTCCTCCTGAGGACATTGTTAAACTTGTGGACACTTTCCCCGGCCAATCTATTG ATTTCTTTGGAGCACTGAGGGCTAGAGTGTACGATGACGAAGTGAGGAAGTGGGTATCTGGTGTTGGAGTTGATGGAGTTGGGAAGAAGCTAGTGAACTCAAAGGAAGGACCACCAACGTTCGAGCAACCAAAGATGACGTTGGCAAAGTTGTTGGAGTACGGAAACATGCTTGTCCAAGAGCAAGAGAATGTGAAGAGAGTCCAATTGGCTGACAAGTATTTGAACGAAGCTGCTCTTGGCGATGCCAACCAAGATGCTATTAAGAGTGGTTCTTTCTACG GGAAAGCAGCGCAACAAATTGGTGTTCCTGTCCCCGAAGGATGCACTGATCCAAATGCTTCAAACTTCGACCCAACCGCTAGAAGTGATGATGGAACCTGCCTATACACATTCTAA
- the LOC112702482 gene encoding ribulose bisphosphate carboxylase/oxygenase activase 1, chloroplastic isoform X3 — translation MVDPLFQAPMDTGTHYAVMSSYEYLSTGLKTYMDNTKDGFYIAPAFMDKLVVHISKNFMTLPNIKVPLILGIWGGKGQGKSFQCELVFAKMGINPIMMSAGELESGNAGEPAKLIRQRYREAADIIKKGKMCCLFINDLDAGAGRMGGTTQYTVNNQMVNATLMNIADNPTNVQLPGMYNKEENPRVPIVVTGNDFSTLYAPLIRDGRMEKFYWAPTREDRIGVCTGIFRTDNVPPEDIVKLVDTFPGQSIDFFGALRARVYDDEVRKWVSGVGVDGVGKKLVNSKEGPPTFEQPKMTLAKLLEYGNMLVQEQENVKRVQLADKYLNEAALGDANQDAIKSGSFYGKAAQQIGVPVPEGCTDPNASNFDPTARSDDGTCLYTF, via the exons ATGGTTGATCCTCTCTTCCAAGCTCCAATGGATACTGGCACTCACTATGCAGTCATGAGCTCCTATGAATACCTCAGTACCGGCCTCAAAAC GTACATGGACAACACGAAGGACGGATTTTACATTGCTCCTGCTTTTATGGACAAGCTTGTTGTCCACATCAGCAAGAACTTCATGACTCTGCCCAATATCAAG GTTCCTCTCATTCTTGGTATCTGGGGAGGCAAAGGTCAGGGAAAATCTTTCCAATGTGAGCTTGTGTTTGCCAAGATGGGAATCAA CCCGATCATGATGAGTGCCGGAGAACTCGAAAGCGGAAACGCCGGAGAGCCGGCAAAGCTGATAAGGCAACGGTACCGCGAAGCAGCGGACATAATCAAGAAGGGAAAGATGTGCTGCCTCTTCATCAACGATCTAGACGCAGGAGCAGGTCGTATGGGTGGAACTACGCAGTACACGGTGAACAACCAGATGGTCAACGCCACCCTGATGAACATCGCCGATAACCCCACGAATGTTCAGCTCCCAGGAATGTACAACAAAGAAGAGAATCCTCGAGTTCCCATCGTGGTCACCGGTAACGATTTCTCCACCCTCTATGCTCCCTTGATTCGTGACGGCCGTATGGAGAAGTTCTACTGGGCGCCAACGAGAGAGGACAGGATTGGTGTCTGCACCGGAATCTTCCGTACCGACAATGTTCCTCCTGAGGACATTGTTAAACTTGTGGACACTTTCCCCGGCCAATCTATTG ATTTCTTTGGAGCACTGAGGGCTAGAGTGTACGATGACGAAGTGAGGAAGTGGGTATCTGGTGTTGGAGTTGATGGAGTTGGGAAGAAGCTAGTGAACTCAAAGGAAGGACCACCAACGTTCGAGCAACCAAAGATGACGTTGGCAAAGTTGTTGGAGTACGGAAACATGCTTGTCCAAGAGCAAGAGAATGTGAAGAGAGTCCAATTGGCTGACAAGTATTTGAACGAAGCTGCTCTTGGCGATGCCAACCAAGATGCTATTAAGAGTGGTTCTTTCTACG GGAAAGCAGCGCAACAAATTGGTGTTCCTGTCCCCGAAGGATGCACTGATCCAAATGCTTCAAACTTCGACCCAACCGCTAGAAGTGATGATGGAACCTGCCTATACACATTCTAA